One window of the Granulicella arctica genome contains the following:
- a CDS encoding DUF308 domain-containing protein codes for MTTATLNEQLQVQSLRNLYFTRTVIQLLWAGVVLAEAVSNPALAAGFLIFYPLWDVVCTVYDLRTSTRYTSSTPTAQYVNVALGLLAAIGISVTVFKSPQQAVVAFGAWACAAGLAQLAAGISRRKQLGGQWAMILSGLQSTAAGVAFILGGLSGKTHIKDLGGYAIFGGVYFLIAGFLLHRKLSKIGAGVAAGA; via the coding sequence ATGACCACCGCAACTCTGAACGAACAGCTACAAGTACAGTCGCTCCGTAATCTTTACTTCACTCGCACCGTGATCCAGCTCCTGTGGGCTGGTGTCGTCCTCGCGGAGGCAGTCAGCAATCCTGCGCTGGCGGCTGGCTTCCTGATCTTCTATCCTCTGTGGGATGTAGTTTGCACTGTGTATGACCTGCGAACTTCCACTCGCTACACCTCCAGCACACCCACCGCGCAATACGTGAACGTGGCGCTGGGGCTTCTCGCCGCGATCGGGATCTCGGTTACCGTCTTCAAGTCGCCACAGCAGGCGGTCGTTGCGTTTGGTGCCTGGGCCTGCGCTGCCGGGCTGGCGCAACTCGCGGCTGGTATCTCTCGCCGGAAGCAATTGGGAGGTCAGTGGGCGATGATCCTGAGCGGGCTTCAGTCCACTGCAGCAGGCGTGGCGTTCATTCTGGGCGGCCTCAGCGGGAAGACCCACATCAAGGACCTGGGTGGCTACGCGATCTTTGGCGGAGTCTACTTTCTCATTGCTGGCTTTCTGTTGCATCGAAAGCTCTCCAAGATTGGGGCGGGTGTAGCCGCCGGCGCTTGA